The Vibrio bathopelagicus genomic sequence CATAGCTTGCGCCATCACTTTGTTTGATCTTGTCGCTGTACGCGAGTGCTTGTCTTTCGGCAGCAATCGCAATCTCAGCAGCATAGTCTGGATTCGGCTCATCCGGGTGAAAAAGATCCAAATCAGGAATTTCTTTCACCATATATTCTTTAGGTGCAGGACCGGCAAAAGGGTCTTCAGAGGTGTATTGAGCAATATCGAGCGCGGCTGCGACGGTTTGAGCAATCGCCTTCTCACTCAGATCAGATGTAGATGCGCTGCCTTTCTTCTGGCCGCGATAAACAGTAATGCCTAGAGCACCATCACTATTAAATTCAACGTTTTCCACTTCACACATGCGTGTGGAAACACTTAAACCCGTTGACTTAGTAATAGCGACCTCAGCTGCGTCTGCACTCACTGATGCCATATCCAACGCTTTAGCTACTGCGGCTTCTAGCTCAACTCTTTGCTGGGCGACTTGCTGTTTTACATCCATATCTATTCTAATTTTTTAGGTCAATATTACGTAGGATAACAAGAATTTCGCTTTCTCCCCAAGATTCTTGCTAAAATAGGCAATATATTCGTTTGAGATAGTGACATAGGCAGAAAAGATGGCTCGCAAAAACCAAAAAGCCCCATGGGAACCAGAAGAAGAAATCATCTGGGTAAGTAAGACTGAAATGAAAACGGACATGGACGCCCTGCAAAAGCTGGGAGAAGAGCTTGTTGAACTAAAGCCTTCTATTCTTGATAAGTTTCCTTTGTCTGAAGATCTGGCTTTAGCGATTAAAGATGCACAGCGCTTTAAAAATGAAGCAAAGCGCCGTCAGCTTCAATACATTGGTAAAGTAATGCGCAATGTAGATCCAGAGCCGATTCAAGCGGCTTTAGATAAGATTCGCAACAAACACTCTCAAGCAACAGTTGAACTGCACAAACTAGAGCAACTGCGTGACCGCGTTGTTGCTGAAGGTGATGCTGCCATTTCAGACGTTATGGATATGTACCCTGAAGCAGACCGTCAACGTCTTCGTCAGTTAGCTCGTCAAGCTAACAAAGAGAAAGCGGCAAATAAACCTGCTAAGTCTTCTCGTGAAATCTTCCAAATCTTAAAAGAGCTAAAACTAGGCGACTAATCTTCGTCTCCCTTGACTCAAAAAGATAATAAAAGACCTAGCACATGCTAGGTCTTTTTGTATTCGACGCTCTCAATATCAACAAGTATTCAATATCAGGACTCAGTCGTTATTCTCCAGCTCGAACAAAGGAACTCAACTCGCCTTGTGGGTGCTCGACAGTTAGCGCATCTATCGAGTCTTCAACTAAAACCTTACCCAGAGCCACAAACACAAACTTGTTCGCGATACTGCGCGCATCACCTAAGTGGTGTGTCACCATCAAAACAGTAATGTTTCGCTCTGCTGCTAATCGCTTCACTAAGCTCAGCATCTCTTCACGAAGCAAAGGATCAAGCGCAGAAAAGGGCTCATCAAGCAGCCAAATATCATGCGGCTGTACAAAACATCGAGCTAGCGCAACACGCTGACGTTGACCCCCCGATAAATGCTCAGGCAATCTATCTAAATACTCCGCGACCCCAACTTGTGCGGCTGCTTGCTCAACTTCGAGTTTTTGGGTTGCGGTAAGCTTTAACCCTGGATGCAGCCCTAAACCAATATTTTCACGCACGGTAAGATGAGCAAACAGGTTATGCTCTTGAAACAGCATAGCCAGTGGGCGTTGATGCGCCTCTTTACCTATCAAGGATTGCCCTGCTACCGAGATCTCACCCGAGGTCGGCTCAATAAAACCAGCAACCAGCGCCAGCAGTGTTGATTTACCAGCACCACTAGGCCCCATCAATGCAACAATGTCGCCCTGCTCTGCTTGAAAATCAAAACGAAACAACTCTTGGTGATAGTGGTAGTCCACATCTTTCATCACTAACATCATCGGTTCCTTAATTTTTTAGCGTTGAGATTTGAGGTTCGAGTAAATAAAAATTCAATGAGGCTAAAACTGCCCACACTCAACAACAGCAGACTGACCGAAACAACGGCTGCGGCTTCCATCTGATAGCTGCCTAGTAATTGGAATAGATACAAAGGTAATGTTCTAAAATCATGGCTACCAAACAAGGCAATCGCACTTAAATCTCCCATTGCAAGCATGAAGCTGATTGAAAATGCGTGTGCCATAGGTTTGCGTAAAGCTCGCCACTCCACCAGCCTAAAGCGAGTGAAACCCGTCATCCCTAAGCTCGCGCATACATATTGATACTGCTGAGACAGGTGCAGCATAGGTTGAGCCAAGGTTTTAATCACGTAAGGTAGCGCCATCAAGCTGTTCACCGCGATCACAATAAAGAAAGCCAAGCTGAACACATCGGTAAATGAACGCAACAATAAGAAAAGACCAGTGCTAATCACTAGCCCCGGTGTCACTAAAATAATAGTGCCAATCAACTCGATTTTATCAGCTCGAAAATTCTTATTTTGCAAGCGCCATGCTCGACTAGTAAGCAGTATCGCAATACCAATAAAAACAGCGATAACACTAGCTAAAGAAGCGACACGAACTGAGGTCATTAACGCCGCCCAAAACGGTTCACTGCTGAGCACCGTCAAAGCTTGAGAGTTAATACCACTAAAGATAACCATGGCTAATGGCGGCAATACCAGCATTGAGACTACGATGATCCAAAAGCTATCCCAAGCTTTTGCCCACCAGCTGTCCTTAACCAAATATTTATCTTCCGACAGCTGACTGGCTGTCACAGAGATTGGCTTAGACAAGCGCTGAATACTCACCGCTAATACACCACACAGCAGCATTTGCCATATTGCGAGTAACGCACCAGCCTGTAGATCAAAATCGAACTTAATCGCTTGATAGATTGCCAACTCGATAGTGGTCGATTTCGGGCCACCACCAAGAGCCATTACAGTAGCAAAACTGGTGAAGCACAGCATGAAGACTAAACCACAAACATGTGGCAGTTGTTGCCTTAAACGTGGCCATTCGACCCATTTAAATTTATTCCAATGACTCATACCCAAATGAGCACACAGTTTATGTTGCTCAGCTGGCACGGTATCCAAAGCTTGTAAAAGCAGACGGCTAGCATAAGGCAGATTAAAGAAGACATGTGCGAGCAAAATGCCATTCAAACCATAAATTGAGAATGGCAATTCAATGTCGAAGTTAGCCAAAAATTTAGCTAACCAGCCACTGTTGCCATAAATCGCGAGCAAGCCAAATACACCGACCAACACAGGCAGAACCAAGGTCGACGCGAACAGCCTTAGCAACAAAGCTCGTCCAAAAAATTGCCTGCGACACAGAGCGTGCGCAATAGGTATAGCAAAGCCAACACTCAGTAAAGTTGAGAGTGTCGCTTGATAAAAACTGAATTTCGTTACATGCCAATAGTAAGGATCGGACCATACTTGGCTGATATCAAGAGAAGGGGCATTGCTAAGCAATGCCCCAACTGCTGAAACCACGAAGGCGGCAATGAGTATCGCAACCCAAATCCCGACCTTAGGTGTTTTCTTTATCATAAATTGATTTGTTACCGTAAATAGTTCGCTCAAAGTATATCGAACGAACCTTTAAATACAGAAAGCTAATTTTTAAAGTAAGTTAGAAAGCTCATTTTTTAAAAAGTAAGTGCACTCTGCCATTCTCGGATCCAAGGCTTGCGCTTAGCGGCGATTTCTTCAGGCGTAAAGCTCAGAGCTTTTTGCGGCACCGTTAACTGCTCGAACCCCTTTGGTAGTTCGATGTCAGTAACTGGGTACATCCAGTTACCCGTTGGCATCGCCGATTGGAACTCATCACTTAGGATAAATGCCATAAATTCATCAGCCAGCTTTTCGTTCTTGCTGCCTTTGACCTTAGCTGCCACTTCCACTTGAGTGTAATGACCTTCTTCAAAGCTTGCTGCTGCGTACTTAGAATCACTTTCTGCAATAATGTGGTAAGCAGGAGAAGTCGTGTAAGACAAGACTAAATCCGACTCGCCTTCTAAGAACATAGAATAAGCCTCAGACCAACCTTTAGTCACAGTAACCGTTTTCTGATCGAGCTTCTTCCACGCCGCTGTCGCTTCATCACCGTAAACAGACTTCATCCATAGCATCATGCCTTGACCCGGCGTTGAAGTACGCGGGTCTTGGTAGATAACCTTGAGGTCGTCACGTTGCTCAACCAGCTCTTTCAAACTCTTAGGCGGGTTTGCTAATTTCTCTTTGTTATAGATAAACGCAAAGTAACCAAAATCATAAGGAACAAAGGTGCTGTCG encodes the following:
- the yjgA gene encoding ribosome biogenesis factor YjgA, producing the protein MARKNQKAPWEPEEEIIWVSKTEMKTDMDALQKLGEELVELKPSILDKFPLSEDLALAIKDAQRFKNEAKRRQLQYIGKVMRNVDPEPIQAALDKIRNKHSQATVELHKLEQLRDRVVAEGDAAISDVMDMYPEADRQRLRQLARQANKEKAANKPAKSSREIFQILKELKLGD
- the thiQ gene encoding thiamine ABC transporter ATP-binding protein; amino-acid sequence: MLVMKDVDYHYHQELFRFDFQAEQGDIVALMGPSGAGKSTLLALVAGFIEPTSGEISVAGQSLIGKEAHQRPLAMLFQEHNLFAHLTVRENIGLGLHPGLKLTATQKLEVEQAAAQVGVAEYLDRLPEHLSGGQRQRVALARCFVQPHDIWLLDEPFSALDPLLREEMLSLVKRLAAERNITVLMVTHHLGDARSIANKFVFVALGKVLVEDSIDALTVEHPQGELSSFVRAGE
- the thiP gene encoding thiamine/thiamine pyrophosphate ABC transporter permease ThiP translates to MIKKTPKVGIWVAILIAAFVVSAVGALLSNAPSLDISQVWSDPYYWHVTKFSFYQATLSTLLSVGFAIPIAHALCRRQFFGRALLLRLFASTLVLPVLVGVFGLLAIYGNSGWLAKFLANFDIELPFSIYGLNGILLAHVFFNLPYASRLLLQALDTVPAEQHKLCAHLGMSHWNKFKWVEWPRLRQQLPHVCGLVFMLCFTSFATVMALGGGPKSTTIELAIYQAIKFDFDLQAGALLAIWQMLLCGVLAVSIQRLSKPISVTASQLSEDKYLVKDSWWAKAWDSFWIIVVSMLVLPPLAMVIFSGINSQALTVLSSEPFWAALMTSVRVASLASVIAVFIGIAILLTSRAWRLQNKNFRADKIELIGTIILVTPGLVISTGLFLLLRSFTDVFSLAFFIVIAVNSLMALPYVIKTLAQPMLHLSQQYQYVCASLGMTGFTRFRLVEWRALRKPMAHAFSISFMLAMGDLSAIALFGSHDFRTLPLYLFQLLGSYQMEAAAVVSVSLLLLSVGSFSLIEFLFTRTSNLNAKKLRNR
- the thiB gene encoding thiamine ABC transporter substrate binding subunit, yielding MKFTLTTLAVTTAISFSAVAADNTLTVYTYDSFAADWGPRPAVEKAFEEKCGCDVNFVALEDGVSILNRLRLEGGNSKADIVLGLDNNLMAEAKATGLLAEHSVDTSSVTLPNGWNDSTFVPYDFGYFAFIYNKEKLANPPKSLKELVEQRDDLKVIYQDPRTSTPGQGMMLWMKSVYGDEATAAWKKLDQKTVTVTKGWSEAYSMFLEGESDLVLSYTTSPAYHIIAESDSKYAAASFEEGHYTQVEVAAKVKGSKNEKLADEFMAFILSDEFQSAMPTGNWMYPVTDIELPKGFEQLTVPQKALSFTPEEIAAKRKPWIREWQSALTF